The following DNA comes from Picosynechococcus sp. PCC 7003.
GATCCGGTTTTTTCGGCATGTAGATATCCCGGTCTTCGAGGGCAATATTAAAATCGCCACACATTAAAATTTCTCGATCGTCTTTGCACAATTCTTTTAAATAGGCCTTGAGAACCTCAAACCAGCCCAGCTTGTAGTCATATTTTTCGCTGCCGACGGCGGAACCATTGGGCACATACAAATTCACCACCCGCACGTTACCAATCACCCCAGAAATCACCCGTTTCTGTTCGTCAAAATCCTGGGCGATCGCCGCACCGACCACAGGTGTAAAACCAATAATCACGTCCTGGAGCTGTTCCCGACTGAGGAGAGCAACGCCATTGTAGGATTTCTGGCCAGAGATCGAGGTGTGGTAGCCTAGGGCTTCGAAGGGCTGCCGGGGAAAGTCTGGGTCTACTACTTTTGTTTCTTGGAGACAGAGCAGATCAACCCCCGTTGTTTCTAACCATTGACAGATATGGGTTTGGCGAGAACGCACCGAGTTCACGTTCCAGGTTGCGATTTCCATGGGCTTCGAGAATTGGACTTAGTTAATTTAGCGTAGTTTGCGGCGACATATCCCCATAACTCCTAGGCGATCGCCTAGGAGTTATGGACCAGGAAAGCTGGAGGTTATACTTTTCGGCCATGGCCATAAACAGCTCCGTGGGAATCATTTGTTCGACCGGGAAGAGACCCGGTTTTGAAACTTGTTCCGTCAAAAGCAGTTCCGCCACGATCGCTACCCCTAAGCCTGCGGCGATCGCCGTGTGTTCATGGACAAAATCCACCGTAACCTGTTGGGGCGTACCATCTTTAGTGCCGCTAACAATCGCTCGCATTGCCACCCCAACCCCCGTAAAAGAATCGGTGAGCTTGGTCATGCCGTAGCTAATTTTGCTAAGACCTTGAATGATGCGGGGATGTTGACGCAGTGGTTCAGGCAATAGGGTGATGGCCCGCGTGAGCTGATTATAAAAATTTGGCAGAGAACCAAATTTTGTGACCACCGTTTTCACTGGGAAGGATTCGGCAAAGGTAAAAGTTTCGGCCACATCAAACCAATACACCGTTGTTTTGCCAATGGGGTTAGGGAAATCAATTGTCGTCGGCTCAGAATAGGGTTGTTTGGCCTGCCAAGTGCCGTCCTGAAAAACGAGAAAAGGCTCCCCCAACCCCAGAAAAGTCGTTGTCATCACCGTTTCTCCGGCGCCCCCGGAACCCGCAACACCATAATAAAGCTCAATTTTGTGCGGTTCGTCGAGCTGCTCTACACCGAGGCGCACCATACTATTAGAAATCCCCGGAAAGACCCCTGCATTACACACTGCGGTGATTCCGGCATCTGTGGCGGCCTGGGTCAAGGGCTTAAGCTTTTGGTACAGGCAACGGTGGTCACTGATGTCAATGTAATTTTTGCCTTGGTGGATGCACGTTTGTAATACTCGACCATCCCGGCGGTGGAATGGCCCCGCACAGTGAATCACCAAATCATGGTTGGTGATCGCCTTTTCTAAAGCCGGTAAATCCTCTAAATCGAGGCGCAAAAATGTTCCCTGGAGTGCCTTTGCCTCTCGCACCGAACGCCCTGTCACCGTCACCGAACCCAGGGGGGCGATCGCCGCTGCCACCCGTTGACCGATGCGGCCCGTGCCCCCCAAAATTAAAATTTGCTTGACCATTGGCGCTGTCCTGTACTCTGGCTTCCACACCTTGGGCATTTTATCAGGCCGCTTCCTGGGGAATGGATTAACGACCCTCCGCACAACCGCAAACCGGAGCCTAAAAGGTCAAATTTTCTCCGCTGGATTTACCTTGGAGTCAGATAATATCAAGGTAGAGACTTCGTTTGTTGCCAAGCCCATGGATTGAAAAGAATAGGTCTGGTTCAAAGGGCGGCAATGTAGACTAAGCTAAAACAGTCCCCCTGGGTCACTACCCTTGAGGACAACGCCTCACCTTCTTTGATCATCAATATTGATTTAAAATCTTTATTCAGTTTTTGCTTCTTTTTCAACAATTCTGCGCTCATTATGGATAACAAAATTGCAGTTTTTCACCCCACGGGCATTTTTGATAATATTAAGTCCCTTGAGTTTAAAGACGATTTACTCAAAAGTATTACCGACGAAAAAAAAGAGGTTGTGATCCTTGATTTTACTGGGATCACGTTTATGGACAGTGCAGGCCTCGGATCATTAGTTTTACTATTAAAAACGGTGCGTACCCACGGGGCAAAAATGATTTTATGTAACGTCAACGAACAAGTGCAAATGCTGTTTGAATTGACCAATATGAACCGTGTTTTTGAAATTTTTGCGACCCAAGCAGACTTCTTTGAACAGCAGGCAGCACAGTCCTAAACAAGTCCCAAAGAGGCAAGGCGATCGCCGTAATTCTGTATTGATTTTGCGGCCCCGTAAAGAACTGTAATACATTGGATGAACCCATGAATGCTTCCTGTCACCGTCGCCATTACCTATGACTTTTTCTTCGGTTGTTCGTTTTTTGAGCCGTGCTGCCCTCACAGCAGAATTAACCCAAAAGCTCCAAACCCAAGGGGAACTCGCTTTAAGTGGTCTGCCCAGACTCCCCAAAGGACTGTTGGCCTCAAGTTTGGCGCAATTGCAGGAGAAAAATTTGTTGGTGGTCTGTGCCACCCTCGAGGAAGCCGGACGTTGGGCCGCCCAGTTAGAGGCCATGGGTTGGGGCCAGGTACTGTTTTATCCCACCTCGGAAGCGTCGCCCTACGAAGCTTTTGATCCAGAATCAGAGATGATTTGGGGGCAGATGCAAACCCTAGGGGCGATCGCCTATGGTCAGTCATCTGCTGTGGGTAAGGGGATGGTTGTGGTGACAACGGAGCGCGCCCTCCAGCCCCATCTGCCGCCCCAAGCGATTTTCCGGGATTATTGCTTGACCTTGCTGCCAGGAGCAGAACTTGATCATTCTGAGGCGATCGCCACCCAGTTAACGCGCCTCGGCTATGAGCGGGTGAACATCGTCGAAACCGAAGGCCAGTGGACCCGTCGGGGCGATATTGTTGATATTTTTCCGGTGTCGGGGGAGTTGCCGGTACGTTTAGATTTTTTCGGTGATCAGTTAGAAAGCATCCGGGAGTTTGACCCCAACAGCCAACGTTCCCTCGATAAAGTAGACCAACTGGTTTTGACCCCCACGGCCTGGGCGCCTTTAATTGGTCAACAAATCCTCGATCCGGCAGATTTACCGCTAACCCCAGAGGAAAAAGAACAATGGGGAGAAGGTGTTTATCCTGAAGGAATGCAACGCTTTTTGGGGGTCGCCTTTGCGGATCAGGTGGCCTCGATCCTGGCGTATCTCCCAGAAAATACGTTGGTGGCCATTGATGAATTGTCCCAATGTCTTGCCCATGGCGATCGCACCTACGAAACTAGCGAGGCCCAGTGGCAGTTGCTCAATGGCGAATCTCCCCTACCCAAAGTTCACCGCAGGGTGCAGGAAAATTTTGACCAGGTTAGCCAACGGTACCAAAAAATTACCTTGACAGAACTCGATGATGTCAGTGAAGCCAGCATCAACCTATCTAGTCGTCCGGTACCGATTACACCGCACCAGTTCGGTAAATTGGCAGAAATTTTGCGCGGTAAACGGGAAATCTATAGCACCATTACCCTTGATAAATACAACGCTTGGCTGGTTTCGGCTCAACCCACACGCTCCGTTTCCCTGCTCCAGGAACATGACTGCGCCGCCCAGTTCATCCCCAATCCTAGGGATTATCCCGCCATCGAAAAACACCAACGCCAAGGCACGGCGATCGCCCTCAAGTACAAGGGCCAAGCAGAACTAGAAGGCTTCATTTTACCCACCTTTAGAATCGCCGTTGTTACCGACCGAGAATTCTATGGCCAACACGCCCTCACTACCTTTGGCTACATCCGAAAACGTCGCCGGGCCGCCTCAAAAACCGTTGATGTTAATAAACTCAATCCCGGTGATTATATTGTCCACAAAAGCCATGGCATTGGTCGCTTTATTAAAATTGAAACCCTGCAAAGCCGGGAATATTTAGTCCTCAAATATGCCGATGGGATCCTCAGAATTCCCGCAGATTCTTTAGATACCCTGTCCCGCTATCGCCACACCGCTAAGGGACGCCCGGAACTCCACCGGATGGGCGGCAAAACCTGGGAAAAAACCAAGGCCAAGGTCAGAAAGTCCGTTAAAAAGTTAGCCGTTGATCTGTTGAAAATTTATGCCCAACGGGCGGAAATGAAGGGCACAACCTACCCAAGCGATGCCCCCTGGCAACAGGAAATGGAGGATTCTTTCCCGTACCAAGCGACCCCAGACCAACTGAAGGCGGTGCAGGATATTAAGCGGGATCTCGAAAGCGATCGCCCAATGGATCGGCTCGTCTGTGGCGATGTGGGTTTCGGGAAAACAGAAGTGGCAATCCGGGCCATTTTTAAAGTGGTCACCGGTGGCCATAAACAGGTGGCGTTATTGGCACCCACCACAATTTTGACCCAACAGCACTACCACACCCTAAAGGAACGCTTTTCCCCCTATCCGATTAATATTGGCCTGTTAAACCGCTTCCGCACCGCCTCCGAACGCAAGGACA
Coding sequences within:
- the xth gene encoding exodeoxyribonuclease III codes for the protein MEIATWNVNSVRSRQTHICQWLETTGVDLLCLQETKVVDPDFPRQPFEALGYHTSISGQKSYNGVALLSREQLQDVIIGFTPVVGAAIAQDFDEQKRVISGVIGNVRVVNLYVPNGSAVGSEKYDYKLGWFEVLKAYLKELCKDDREILMCGDFNIALEDRDIYMPKKPDHIMASPAERETLTEILGFGFQDVFRKFNQDADQFSWWDYRTRGFSRNRGWRIDHIYLTEQLYGQAKRCWIDREPRGWEKPSDHTPVIVEL
- a CDS encoding saccharopine dehydrogenase family protein, translating into MVKQILILGGTGRIGQRVAAAIAPLGSVTVTGRSVREAKALQGTFLRLDLEDLPALEKAITNHDLVIHCAGPFHRRDGRVLQTCIHQGKNYIDISDHRCLYQKLKPLTQAATDAGITAVCNAGVFPGISNSMVRLGVEQLDEPHKIELYYGVAGSGGAGETVMTTTFLGLGEPFLVFQDGTWQAKQPYSEPTTIDFPNPIGKTTVYWFDVAETFTFAESFPVKTVVTKFGSLPNFYNQLTRAITLLPEPLRQHPRIIQGLSKISYGMTKLTDSFTGVGVAMRAIVSGTKDGTPQQVTVDFVHEHTAIAAGLGVAIVAELLLTEQVSKPGLFPVEQMIPTELFMAMAEKYNLQLSWSITPRRSPRSYGDMSPQTTLN
- a CDS encoding STAS domain-containing protein: MDNKIAVFHPTGIFDNIKSLEFKDDLLKSITDEKKEVVILDFTGITFMDSAGLGSLVLLLKTVRTHGAKMILCNVNEQVQMLFELTNMNRVFEIFATQADFFEQQAAQS
- the mfd gene encoding transcription-repair coupling factor; translated protein: MTFSSVVRFLSRAALTAELTQKLQTQGELALSGLPRLPKGLLASSLAQLQEKNLLVVCATLEEAGRWAAQLEAMGWGQVLFYPTSEASPYEAFDPESEMIWGQMQTLGAIAYGQSSAVGKGMVVVTTERALQPHLPPQAIFRDYCLTLLPGAELDHSEAIATQLTRLGYERVNIVETEGQWTRRGDIVDIFPVSGELPVRLDFFGDQLESIREFDPNSQRSLDKVDQLVLTPTAWAPLIGQQILDPADLPLTPEEKEQWGEGVYPEGMQRFLGVAFADQVASILAYLPENTLVAIDELSQCLAHGDRTYETSEAQWQLLNGESPLPKVHRRVQENFDQVSQRYQKITLTELDDVSEASINLSSRPVPITPHQFGKLAEILRGKREIYSTITLDKYNAWLVSAQPTRSVSLLQEHDCAAQFIPNPRDYPAIEKHQRQGTAIALKYKGQAELEGFILPTFRIAVVTDREFYGQHALTTFGYIRKRRRAASKTVDVNKLNPGDYIVHKSHGIGRFIKIETLQSREYLVLKYADGILRIPADSLDTLSRYRHTAKGRPELHRMGGKTWEKTKAKVRKSVKKLAVDLLKIYAQRAEMKGTTYPSDAPWQQEMEDSFPYQATPDQLKAVQDIKRDLESDRPMDRLVCGDVGFGKTEVAIRAIFKVVTGGHKQVALLAPTTILTQQHYHTLKERFSPYPINIGLLNRFRTASERKDILERLHRGELDIVVGTQQLLGKDVQFKDLGLLVVDEEQRFGVNQKEKIKALKTKVDVLTLSATPIPRTLYMSLSGIREMSLITTPPPSRRPIQTHVSRHNPEIIRTAIRNELDRGGQIFYVVPRVEGIETIATQLQEMIPSARVAIAHGQMNEADLETTMLTFNNGEADILLCTTIVESGLDIPRVNTIIVEDAQKFGLSQLYQLRGRVGRSGIQAHAWLLYPSQGDLTEKARKRLRALQEFSQLGSGYQLAMRDMEIRGVGNLLGAEQSGQMEAIGFDLYVEMLQDCISEIRGQEIPQVDNCQVDLRLTAFIPSNYITDGDQKLDAYRLITQANSKPELMQIAADWGDRYGKLPSSVEQLLQVIELKMIAKSLGFSRIKPEGKQNIVLETPMEEPAWQRFAEKLPSHLQSRFVYTSKKVTVRGLGAIKPQQQLDSLIEWLGRMQGVLEEAGV